A genomic stretch from Sphaerodactylus townsendi isolate TG3544 linkage group LG15, MPM_Stown_v2.3, whole genome shotgun sequence includes:
- the LOC125444542 gene encoding perforin-1-like isoform X2, giving the protein MPRWLVACLPVMLLLPPRGSTHCELFPKSICEQHTAFVPGYNLTGEGIDVTTMQRKGTYLVDTNRWLDPQDTCVLCRNPLMDNQLQRLPLAGMDWRAHPSCHRQASSSVEHSDVDVAKVLAEEVKNNWIMKFSLPKEMQSVAKDQVVLVGSRSEMVSYAHEKSQKDRYSFVRHEVSCEHYRLSLLPRPSLLSPHFSHDVLNLPSKYDPDEYQHFIDTYGTHYISHAQLGGRVRSLLAVRTCAANLAGITASDIKDCLSLGASLGPEWMSHSLSSKCHEVRRNQAKGVFREAYGKQRIEVVGGSTQAELFAEPGEILLFSEWMENIKTHPGVISYSLLPVHTLVDRGDPRREILKEAVRDYIAQKALWKNCTNQCPDGSYPTSKNPCQCLCRPDAFTDTTCCPRERGLAHLLVHIQRASGLPGKFFYGSDAYVKVFFQGHERRTIVIPHNNDPVWTQNLDFGPVKLTGHNPIMVEVWDSMHWGHHKHLATCYEDLVAGGTVWKTCNVGKGHMVYYYVLKCGPNLGGPSCHDYVPQKQR; this is encoded by the exons ATGCCAAGATGGCTTGTGGCTTGCCTTCCTGTAATGTTGCTCCTCCCACCAAGAGGCTCCACCCACTGTGAACTGTTCCCCAAGTCCATTTGtgagcagcacactgcctttgtgCCTGGGTATAACTTGACTGGGGAAGGAATTGATGTCACCACAATGCAAAGGAAAGGGACCTATTTGGTGGACACCAACCGATGGCTGGACCCACAGGATACCTGCGTTCTGTGCCGGAACCCCTTGATGGACAACCAGCTCCAGCGACTTCCTCTGGCCGGCATGGACTGGCGTGCACACCCCTCGTGTCACCGTCAAGCGAGCAGTTCCGTAGAGCACTCTGACGTGGATGTAGCAAAAGTTCTGGCTGAGGAGGTGAAGAACAACTGGATAATGAAGTTCAGTTTGCCCAAGGAGATGCAATCTGTTGCCAAAGACCAGGTGGTTCTGGTTGGGTCTCGGTCTGAGATGGTCAGTTATGCCCACGAGAAATCCCAAAAGGACAGGTATAGCTTTGTGAGGCATGAAGTCTCCTGTGAGCATTACCG GCTGAGCCTCCTCCCGAGACCTTCCTTGCTGTCCCCTCACTTCTCCCATGATGTACTGAACCTGCCAAGTAAATACGACCCTGATGAGTACCAGCATTTCATCGACACCTACGGCACACACTACATCAGCCACGCACAGCTGGGAGGGAGGGTACGCAGCCTGCTGGCCGTGCGGACTTGCGCAGCAAACCTGGCAGGTATAACGGCATCTGACATCAAGGACTGCCTCAGCTTGGGAGCATCTCTAGGCCCTGAGTGGATGTCCCATTCGTTGAGCAGCAAATGCCATGAAGTTCGGAGGAACCAAGCCAAAGGGGTGTTCAGGGAAGCCTATGGCAAGCAACGCATTGAGGTCGTGGGAGGGAGCACTCAGGCGGAGCTGTTTGCAGAGCCTGGGGAAATCCTGCTGTTTTCAGAGTGGATGGAGAACATCAAAACACATCCTGGTGTCATTTCATATTCCCTCCTCCCTGTCCATACTTTGGTGGATCGTGGAGACCCACGGAGGGAAATACTGAAGGAAGCCGTGAGGGACTACATAGCTCAGAAGGCCCTCTGGAAGAACTGCACGAACCAGTGCCCCGACGGGAGCTACCCTACTTCAAAAAACCCGTGCCAATGCCTGTGCCGTCCTGATGCCTTCACTGACACCACGTGCTGCCCCCGGGAGCGGGGCCTGGCCCACCTACTGGTCCACATCCAGAGAGCATCTGGCCTGCCGGGCAAATTCTTCTATGGCAGCGATGCCTATGTCAAAGTCTTCTTCCAAGGACACGAAAGGCGGACAATCGTCATCCCGCACAATAACGATCCCGTGTGGACACAAAACCTGGACTTTGGGCCAGTTAAACTGACAGGTCACAACCCCATTATGGTGGAGGTCTGGGACAGCATGCACTGGGGTCATCATAAGCACTTGGCAACTTGTTATGAAGATTTGGTGGCTGGGGGTACAGTGTGGAAAACATGTAATGTGGGTAAAGGACATATGGTTTATTACTATGTGTTAAAGTGTGGTCCCAATTTGGGAGGCCCCAGTTGCCATGACTACGTTCCTCAGAAGCAACGTTAA
- the LOC125444545 gene encoding perforin-1-like, giving the protein MPRWPLFIVACLPVMLLLPPRGSTHCQRFPKSTCEQHTAFVPGYNLLGEGIDITTLQRKGAYLVDTSQWLGPNDTCILCRNHLMKGQLQRLPLATMDWRVRPSCDRQVSSFVAHSDVHVAKVLAEEVKNSWNVMLNLPKEMESKGQVVLAGSQSRMAIYAREKSQQDRYTFVRHEVSCEYYWLRLLPRPSLLSPHFSRDVQNLSSKYDPDEYQHFIDIYGTHYISQAQLGARVRNLLPVRTCAATLAGITASDIKNCLTLEASQGWISHSLSDKCPELQGNQAKRVFREAYGQRRTEIVGGSSQPELLFAEVQLFLDWMNNVTMYPGVVSYSLQPIHTLVDRGNPRRAILKRAVRKYIDQRALSRNCVNRCPDGRYPSSEDSCRCLCRPDSFTDTTCCAREWGVAHLQVHIVKGYSLWGDPFTAADAYVKVFFQGWVMRTSPIQDNNNPYWSKTLDFEMVKLTQGGNILKLEIWDQDIHYDDLLKTCYEYLVAGGKKWKTCHLSQGRIEYYYVLECGPALGGPSCHDYVPQKV; this is encoded by the exons ATGCCGAGATGGCCCCTGTTCATCGTGGCTTGCCTTCCTGTTATGTTGCTCCTCCCACCAAGAGGCTCCACCCACTGCCAACGGTTCCCCAAGTCCACTTGtgagcagcacactgcctttgtgCCTGGGTATAATCTGCTTGGGGAAGGAATTGACATCACCACACTGCAAAGAAAAGGGGCCTATTTGGTGGACACCAGCCAATGGCTGGGCCCAAACGATACCTGCATTCTGTGTCGGAACCACCTAATGAAGGGCCAGCTACAGCGACTTCCTCTGGCCACCATGGACTGGCGCGTACGCCCCTCATGTGACCGTCAAGTGAGCAGTTTCGTAGCGCACTCTGATGTCCATGTGGCAAAAGTTCTGGCTGAGGAGGTGAAGAACAGCTGGAATGTGATGTTGAATTTGCCCAAGGAGATGGAGTCCAAAGGCCAGGTGGTTCTTGCTGGGTCTCAGTCTCggatggccatttatgcacgcgAGAAATCCCAGCAGGACAGGTATACCTTTGTGAGGCATGAAGTCTCCTGCGAGTATTACTG GCTGAGACTCCTCCCAAGACCTTCCTTGCTGTCCCCTCACTTCTCCCGCGATGTACAGAACCTGTCAAGTAAGTACGACCCTGATGAGTACCAGCATTTCATTGACATCTACGGCACACACTACATCAGCCAGGCACAGCTGGGCGCGAGGGTACGCAACTTGCTGCCTGTGCGAACTTGCGCAGCGACCTTGGCAGGTATAACAGCGTCTGACATCAAGAACTGCCTCACCTTGGAAGCATCTCAAGGCTGGATATCCCATTCGTTAAGCGACAAATGCCCAGAACTTCAGGGGAACCAAGCTAAAAGGGTGTTCAGGGAAGCCTATGGCCAGCGGCGCACGGAGATAGTGGGAGGGAGCAGCCAGCCAGAGCTGCTGTTTGCAGAAGTCCAGCTGTTTTTAGATTGGATGAATAATGTCACAATGTATCCTGGTGTCGTTTCATATTCCCTCCAACCAATCCATACTTTGGTGGATCGTGGAAACCCACGGAGGGCAATACTGAAGAGAGCCGTGAGGAAATACATAGATCAGAGGGCCCTTAGCAGGAACTGCGTGAATCGGTGCCCTGACGGGAGATACCCTAGTTCAGAAGACTCTTGCAGATGCCTATGCCGTCCTGATTCCTTCACTGACACCACATGCTGCGCCCGGGAGTGGGGCGTTGCCCACCTACAGGTCCACATCGTGAAGGGATATTCCCTGTGGGGCGACCCCTTCACTGCTGCTGATGCCTATGTCAAAGTCTTCTTCCAAGGATGGGTAATGCGGACAAGCCCCATCCAGGACAACAACAATCCCTATTGGTCAAAAACTCTGGACTTTGAGATGGTAAAACTGACCCAAGGTGGCAATATATTGAAACTCGAGATCTGGGATCAGGATATCCATTACGATGACCTATTGAAAACTTGTTATGAGTATTTGGTGGCTGGGGGTAAGAAATGGAAAACATGTCATCTGTCTCAGGGACGTATAGAGTACTACTATGTGCTGGAGTGTGGCCCTGCTTTGGGAGGCCCCAGTTGCCATGACTACGTTCCTCAGAAGGTCTAA